The following nucleotide sequence is from bacterium.
GATATTTGTTATTATGGCTACTGGGTACATTGTAGGAATTATTGCTGTAAGATTTATAAAGTTCTCCTCTGATAAAGAAAAAAACCAGTTTGCCTTCCAATGCACCACTAACAACTATTCTTTTCTACCACTACCAATTATTCTTATGTTATGGGGTGAACCGGGAGTTGCAAAACTTATTTTTTCAACATTAGGTTCTGAAATATCTGTATGGACACTTGGTATCCTTGCGTTAACAGGCAATAAATTTAAAAGAGAAAATTTAAAAAAACTTTTTAGTGTACCTATGATTGCAATTTTTTCCGCAATATTAGTTATAGTAATTAAAGGGTTATTACAGAACTACAATATTGTTTTTATGCCTGATAGTGTTCTATCTGAAACATTCATCTCTTTTTTCTCTGTAATAGAAATTTTTGGTAAAGCAGCTATTCCTATTGCAATGTTCATTGCTGGAAACAAGATAGCAGATTTAAATAGCCAACATCTGCTAACATTAAAACAAGGTTATCTTGTAACTTTAAGACTTGTTGTTATACCTCTATTTGCTATTTTATTATTACACATCTTACCTTTTTCACCTGATATACGAATGGTTCTTCTTGTTGTTGCAATAATGCCTTCTGCTGTTTCAAGTGTTCCTTTAAGTGAAACGTATGGTTCTGATTCTGAATTTGCTGCATCTGCTGTTTTAACAACACACATATTTTCTCTTATTACGATTCCTTTATGGTTAACTTTATTTTTAGGAAAAACTTAAAAACAGTTGTTTGAATTTATATTAACAAGAGTTCAATAAACTATGTAACTAACACCTTGTAAACAATGAGCAAATAGTTGAATTTTAGGTATTTACAACAAGGAGCTACTTCAAATGGAAATGAATATTTTAAGTTTTTTTTTATTTTTATCAGCAGGAGTATCTTTATTAGTAATTTTCCTATCAATTGAAAGGTTAGGTTTCACACCTTTAATAAAAGTATTCTCATTGTTAATGCTTGCCATTTTTTTGTCAAATATAGGGTACGCCAATGAATTATATTTCACAAGTTTTATTGATAAACGTTTCTGGTTAAATGTAAGATATATAGGCAACACATTTATACCTGCTTTATGGTTAATCTTTGTTTTTTCTTATACAGATTCAGAAAAATATTTAAAAAAACCATTCCTCTTTGCTTATCTGCTGACTCCCTTTTTAACGTTTTTACTCATATTAACAAACCAAATGCATCACCTTGTCTTTAAAACGTTTGCTGTAAGTTCCACAGGCAATATTTCTTTTCTTACATTTGAAAGAGGTCCTTGGTTATTTATCAACAGAGGGTACACGTTGATTTGCATTATAATGGTTTTTCTTATAATGCTCCGTTTTTCTAAATCTGTTAATTTTAAATATAAATCTCAAATTAAAATTGTTTTTGCGGCAGCAATCATTCCCTCCGTCTTTTATATTCTATATCTATTTACCAACATCTTTAAAAATATCAATATAATATCCTGTTCCTTTATAACCACCGGAGTGTTATCTTTTTTTGCTCTTTATAAATACAAACTTTTTGAACTCTTACCAATAGCCCGTTGCCAACTATTGGACAATATGAATAATGGTTTTGTATTTATAAACAACATTGGAAATGTGACAGATTTAAATAACATATTTTTAAATATGGTCTCTGTTAAAAGAGAAGATGTTTTAGATATGCCTGTTGAGCAAGCTTTCCATTTCTTTCCGGAAATAGTTTCTGCTTTAAAAAATAGCGACTCAGAAACTACTATATCTTTAAAGGATAAAACTTTTTTTAAAATTAAAGTCATTGATGTTAAGAACTCTTCAGGCATATTTTTAGGGAAACTTGCTATTTTAACAAATATTACCGATGAGATTTTCATTGAACAGAAATTGAAGAAGAATGACCAATTTCGGCATACGCTTACAAAGTTAGCAACAAACTTTATAAATATACCCATAGAAAAGATAGATACAGCAATAAATCAAGCTCTTTCTTATATAGGACAATTTTTAGAAGTAGATAGAGCCTATATATTCTACTATGACAATATTAAGCATTTTGCAAGCAATACATGTGAATGGTGTGCTGAAAATATAAACTCTTTTAAAACAAAATTACAAGATATACCTTTTGAAGAAATTCCTACATTTTTGTTACCACATCTTAAAGGGGAACTTATTTATTACCCCGACACAAGCGTTTTACCTGAAGGTAGTGTTGCAAAAACCATTATGGAAGAAGAAGGCATTAAGAGTTTTATCAC
It contains:
- a CDS encoding AEC family transporter → MFIKLFIRIIAIFCMVGAGILARKLNAVDDNTSSQMSKLITNFFYPALIFTSLINSFTLKTIIQNWSLPVGIFVIMATGYIVGIIAVRFIKFSSDKEKNQFAFQCTTNNYSFLPLPIILMLWGEPGVAKLIFSTLGSEISVWTLGILALTGNKFKRENLKKLFSVPMIAIFSAILVIVIKGLLQNYNIVFMPDSVLSETFISFFSVIEIFGKAAIPIAMFIAGNKIADLNSQHLLTLKQGYLVTLRLVVIPLFAILLLHILPFSPDIRMVLLVVAIMPSAVSSVPLSETYGSDSEFAASAVLTTHIFSLITIPLWLTLFLGKT
- a CDS encoding diguanylate cyclase; this translates as MEMNILSFFLFLSAGVSLLVIFLSIERLGFTPLIKVFSLLMLAIFLSNIGYANELYFTSFIDKRFWLNVRYIGNTFIPALWLIFVFSYTDSEKYLKKPFLFAYLLTPFLTFLLILTNQMHHLVFKTFAVSSTGNISFLTFERGPWLFINRGYTLICIIMVFLIMLRFSKSVNFKYKSQIKIVFAAAIIPSVFYILYLFTNIFKNINIISCSFITTGVLSFFALYKYKLFELLPIARCQLLDNMNNGFVFINNIGNVTDLNNIFLNMVSVKREDVLDMPVEQAFHFFPEIVSALKNSDSETTISLKDKTFFKIKVIDVKNSSGIFLGKLAILTNITDEIFIEQKLKKNDQFRHTLTKLATNFINIPIEKIDTAINQALSYIGQFLEVDRAYIFYYDNIKHFASNTCEWCAENINSFKTKLQDIPFEEIPTFLLPHLKGELIYYPDTSVLPEGSVAKTIMEEEGIKSFITFPMMADNNECIGFIGFDMVKEKREFTNEEKELLKILVEIFASVERRRIKKMQLKKSEFRYNLFFDNAPLGIVHIDNEANILKVNQKFVDIMGTSQEDVEKVNIIKEMKDDLMKQCFLDALEGKTGRYEGVYTSFLSGKSSYIRAIAKNILDETRIVGAIGIFEDITNIKQKEEQLNYAALHDSLTNLANRILLLDRIERAISRHKRYPSDYFIFMVLDLDDFKRVNDSLGHDAGDTFIKVIAQKLSECIRPDDTLARLGGD